The following proteins come from a genomic window of Flavobacteriaceae bacterium MAR_2010_188:
- a CDS encoding Uncharacterized conserved protein, circularly permuted ATPgrasp superfamily, producing MKSQPHRPLFSNYEMQPNLHDEIFNSDQKVRKMYKKLFKLYSSHSINDFTNLNEKAKASFFNQGITFQVYDDAKAQEKIFPFDLFPRIIGSKEWEHIEKGVIQRCKALNHFLHDLYHDKNIIKSGIVPLSLINSSANYTTQMMGLDPPGGVYNHISGTDLIKHSDGKYYVLEDNIRCPSGVSYVICNRNALKRALFGVFNHYDIYNVTDYSENLLEILDSVKPHGVDVPNCALLTPGIYNSAYYEHSYLAKTIGIELVEGRDLFVEKDFVYMKTINGPQKIDVLYRRIDEQFLDPLEFRADSGIGVPGLFSSYLQGNISIVNAPGCGVADDKAIYTYVPEIIKYYLGEEPILNNVQTYHCSRQDDLKYVLENIDKLVVKPVDEAGGYGISIGNRLTKEEIENVKKVILQNPRKYIAQPIMSLSVHATYIDDQSSFEQRHIDLRTFTLLGKDKQFVLKGGLTRVALKKGNLIVNSSQGGGSKDTWILKN from the coding sequence GATGTACAAAAAACTTTTCAAGCTGTATAGTTCGCACTCCATAAACGATTTTACAAACCTGAATGAAAAGGCAAAAGCATCATTTTTTAATCAAGGAATAACTTTTCAAGTTTATGATGACGCCAAGGCACAAGAAAAAATATTTCCTTTTGATCTTTTTCCTCGAATCATAGGTTCCAAGGAATGGGAACATATCGAAAAAGGTGTGATACAGCGATGCAAAGCGCTAAATCATTTTCTGCATGACCTTTACCACGATAAGAATATTATTAAGAGCGGGATTGTTCCTCTAAGTCTTATCAATTCATCTGCAAATTACACCACCCAAATGATGGGACTAGACCCGCCAGGAGGAGTTTACAATCATATCAGCGGTACTGATTTAATTAAACATTCAGACGGAAAATATTATGTTCTTGAAGATAATATTCGCTGCCCTTCTGGAGTAAGCTATGTAATATGTAATAGAAATGCGCTTAAACGTGCCTTGTTCGGTGTATTTAATCATTATGATATTTATAATGTTACCGATTATTCTGAGAATCTACTTGAAATTCTGGATTCGGTAAAACCCCACGGTGTGGATGTGCCAAATTGCGCATTACTTACCCCGGGCATCTATAACTCTGCTTATTATGAACACTCTTATTTAGCTAAAACAATTGGGATTGAATTGGTAGAAGGTCGTGACCTTTTTGTTGAAAAGGACTTTGTTTATATGAAAACCATAAATGGGCCTCAGAAGATTGATGTTTTATACCGACGTATAGATGAACAGTTTCTAGACCCACTAGAATTTAGAGCAGACTCTGGTATTGGAGTTCCTGGATTATTTTCTTCTTATTTACAAGGAAATATTTCAATTGTAAATGCTCCGGGTTGTGGCGTTGCTGACGATAAGGCAATTTACACTTACGTTCCAGAAATCATTAAATATTATTTAGGGGAAGAACCAATTTTGAATAATGTACAAACCTATCACTGCAGCCGTCAAGACGACCTAAAATATGTTTTAGAAAACATCGATAAATTGGTGGTAAAACCAGTTGATGAAGCGGGAGGTTATGGAATTTCCATTGGTAACCGTTTAACCAAGGAAGAGATTGAAAACGTAAAAAAAGTCATTCTTCAAAATCCACGTAAATACATCGCCCAGCCGATAATGTCACTTTCTGTGCATGCTACTTATATAGACGATCAATCATCCTTTGAGCAAAGACATATCGACTTAAGAACATTTACACTACTAGGAAAAGATAAACAGTTTGTGCTTAAAGGCGGACTCACCCGCGTAGCCTTGAAAAAAGGAAATCTAATCGTAAATTCTTCACAAGGTGGAGGATCAAAGGATACCTGGATCCTAAAAAACTAA
- a CDS encoding Uncharacterized conserved protein, Alpha-E superfamily, whose amino-acid sequence MLARVASNLFWMGRYIERAEHTARFLSVNYFSSLDAPNSLSQSRQFVLTSVCNFVDEDIDDCGKLSEEDILFNVGLNQEKDYSIIKCLQLARENANSSRDLISTEFYESINKFYHLVNNYPKDKYVKSGLYDFTTNVTEHTAILRGKIRGTLLHDEIYALIMLGMNIERATQITSIIKTKFNDAEKAVGGYSNPVRNSFEWTTLLKCTESYDMMKRYYKKTPNQINTLEFLVLNKDCPRSVMNSLNQLYKHIGQIDSSKFGQSHSAAFLIGKMRSEYNFKTISEIQENIKDFVYNTNNRLMEISLQLEKEYFFY is encoded by the coding sequence ATGTTAGCAAGAGTTGCAAGCAATTTATTCTGGATGGGAAGATATATAGAACGTGCAGAACATACCGCGCGTTTTTTGAGTGTTAATTACTTTTCGTCGTTAGATGCACCAAATTCTCTTTCACAATCGAGACAGTTTGTTCTCACTTCTGTCTGTAATTTTGTAGATGAAGATATTGATGACTGCGGAAAATTATCTGAAGAGGATATTTTATTCAACGTTGGTCTAAACCAAGAAAAAGATTATTCTATTATTAAATGTTTACAGTTGGCTAGAGAAAACGCCAACAGCTCTCGAGATTTAATTTCGACTGAATTTTACGAGTCCATAAACAAGTTTTACCATCTGGTCAATAATTATCCGAAGGATAAATATGTTAAAAGCGGCTTATACGATTTTACCACAAACGTCACCGAGCATACCGCCATTTTAAGAGGAAAAATTAGAGGCACTTTGTTGCACGACGAAATATACGCCCTCATCATGTTAGGGATGAATATTGAACGCGCAACCCAGATTACAAGCATTATCAAAACAAAATTCAACGATGCCGAAAAAGCAGTTGGTGGTTACTCTAATCCGGTGCGGAACAGTTTTGAATGGACCACACTTCTAAAGTGCACCGAATCTTACGATATGATGAAACGATATTATAAGAAAACACCCAACCAAATTAACACTTTAGAGTTTTTGGTGCTCAATAAGGATTGTCCGCGTTCGGTCATGAACAGTCTTAATCAGCTCTATAAACATATTGGTCAGATAGATTCTTCAAAATTTGGACAGTCGCACTCCGCCGCATTCCTCATCGGAAAAATGCGTTCGGAATATAATTTTAAGACAATTTCAGAAATACAGGAAAATATAAAAGACTTTGTTTACAATACCAATAATAGGCTTATGGAGATTAGTTTACAGTTAGAAAAAGAATATTTCTTTTACTAA
- a CDS encoding Transglutaminase-like enzyme, putative cysteine protease — protein MAVEYFIRYKSENQYENPVSEAIWQFLVTPTTNENQTLINSHFTVSQDAKVDRSINSFRFEIARVSCSKPFTNIQFEAEFKVLKENVNPFENDTDENHEEEYSTIEGLDFKVDHIVFLTSTSLSTLPSAHQTLYNFDRTKSIFNNIQNLNLFINDYLEFEPGVTSVDTTVDKILEKRKGVCQDYTHLFLAIARYNGIPARYVSGYLHQGSGFFGDLQMHAWIEVFIPNMGWIGLDPTNKIFADINHVKVAHGRDYSDCPPIKGIVYSSGKNTTAYTVEVSQQQQQQ, from the coding sequence ATGGCCGTTGAATATTTCATTAGATACAAATCCGAAAACCAATACGAAAATCCAGTATCGGAGGCTATTTGGCAATTTTTAGTCACTCCTACCACCAACGAAAACCAGACCCTTATCAATTCTCATTTTACGGTATCGCAAGACGCTAAAGTGGATCGTTCTATCAATAGTTTTAGGTTTGAAATCGCCCGAGTAAGTTGTAGTAAACCATTTACTAATATTCAATTTGAAGCTGAGTTTAAAGTTTTAAAAGAAAACGTAAACCCATTTGAAAACGATACCGACGAGAACCACGAAGAAGAATATTCAACGATTGAAGGCTTAGATTTTAAGGTTGATCATATTGTATTCTTAACGTCTACAAGCTTAAGTACCCTACCAAGTGCGCATCAAACGTTATATAATTTTGATAGAACTAAATCTATCTTTAATAATATTCAAAACCTTAATCTATTTATCAACGATTACCTAGAGTTCGAACCCGGAGTGACTTCAGTAGACACAACTGTCGACAAAATCTTGGAAAAACGAAAGGGAGTTTGCCAAGATTACACCCATTTATTTTTAGCGATTGCTCGTTATAATGGTATCCCCGCAAGATACGTTTCTGGATATTTGCACCAAGGTTCTGGTTTCTTCGGCGATTTACAAATGCATGCTTGGATAGAGGTTTTTATTCCGAACATGGGCTGGATCGGTTTAGATCCGACCAATAAGATTTTTGCCGACATCAATCATGTTAAGGTTGCTCACGGAAGAGATTATAGCGACTGCCCTCCTATTAAAGGAATCGTGTATTCTTCTGGCAAAAATACGACAGCTTACACCGTTGAAGTTTCTCAGCAGCAACAGCAACAATAA
- a CDS encoding 2-haloacid dehalogenase → MSKKINTVIFDLGGVLIDWNPDYVYLDEFDGDRDKLKWFYENICTSDWNENQDAGYPLEKATEDRVAMFPEHEELIRMYYGRWKEMLGDQIDGTVEILKELIDNKELKVVALTNWSNETFPIALDKFEFLHLFEGIVVSGKEKTRKPFEEIYELTLKRFDIKPEESIFIDDNLRNVRAAKIHGINGIHFKSPEELKMQLKEFNIHVSE, encoded by the coding sequence ATGTCAAAAAAAATAAATACAGTCATATTCGATTTAGGTGGAGTTTTAATAGATTGGAATCCAGATTATGTCTATTTAGATGAATTTGATGGAGACCGAGATAAACTAAAATGGTTTTACGAAAATATTTGCACCTCTGATTGGAATGAAAATCAAGATGCGGGCTATCCCCTTGAAAAAGCAACCGAAGATAGAGTCGCAATGTTTCCTGAGCATGAAGAGCTTATAAGGATGTATTACGGACGCTGGAAGGAAATGTTGGGCGATCAAATTGATGGTACTGTAGAAATTCTTAAAGAACTAATAGATAACAAAGAGTTAAAAGTAGTCGCACTTACTAACTGGAGCAACGAGACGTTTCCAATTGCTTTAGATAAATTTGAATTTCTACATTTGTTTGAAGGTATCGTCGTTTCAGGAAAAGAAAAGACCAGAAAACCGTTTGAAGAAATTTATGAATTGACTTTGAAACGTTTTGACATTAAACCTGAAGAATCCATATTTATAGACGATAACCTGAGAAATGTGAGAGCTGCAAAAATTCATGGCATCAATGGAATTCACTTTAAGAGTCCCGAAGAATTAAAAATGCAGCTAAAAGAATTCAATATTCACGTTTCAGAATGA
- a CDS encoding arsenate reductase produces MIKIYHNPRCRKSREGLEVLQNLTSDFEIIKYMDEPLTYLQILELLKKLDLKPIELVRTNEKIWKEEFKDQDLTDEQIVQAMENYPRLIERPIVVKDDKAVIGRPSDSIPGLIKA; encoded by the coding sequence ATGATCAAGATTTACCACAATCCTCGTTGCCGAAAATCCCGAGAAGGATTAGAAGTGCTTCAAAATCTTACAAGCGATTTCGAGATAATTAAATATATGGATGAGCCTCTCACGTATTTACAGATTTTGGAGCTATTAAAGAAATTGGATCTTAAACCAATTGAACTTGTTCGCACTAATGAGAAAATTTGGAAGGAAGAATTTAAAGATCAGGATTTGACCGACGAACAAATCGTGCAAGCGATGGAAAATTATCCGCGTCTTATAGAAAGACCCATAGTTGTAAAAGATGATAAAGCAGTTATTGGTAGACCATCCGATTCCATTCCAGGCTTGATTAAAGCATAG
- a CDS encoding Outer membrane receptor proteins, mostly Fe transport, translating into MKYLVTTLLFAFLSFTALAQNKVVITGTIYDKDINQPLEYATVSFTDKAQNKVVNGGITNTQGVFSIDVPSGTYDVTVEYISYQTKVLPAQVFQADTDLDQISIGINVEALDAVEIIAERTTVEIKLDKKIYNIGSDITTAGGTVSDALNNVPSVAVDIDGAISLRGNQNVKILINGKPSALAGFGDTNILSQLPAEAIERVEVITSPSARYDAEGTAGILNIILRQKETLGFNGSFNANVGDPASLGFSANINYRTEKFNIFTNLGYRYYDAPRNSFSDTEYLSRFNSDGEIIPTEFDRIREDEVVDRLNRNYNGNFGMEYFLNSKSSLTASIFYRYGEDEDSGNNESKRYSNGSLVEETLRREYQNEFDNNYQFSLNYVNRFNDAGHELRMDFQFENGAENQRTNIDEEYVITSQENPDQFQMEQIRQTEDQKEYLLQADYVLPIGEDSRFEAGYRGNFKNDITDYRLEQENLATGNFQVNDTLTNVFDYTENVTAVYTQYGSKFGQFSFLLGLRLENTQLKGDINSRLTDEELVESYGFPIQTSFDNNYLGLFPTVNLIYNLTGEEDDTDRGEESITLGYNRRINRPRGWFINPFPSRSSRTNVFQGNPNLQPAFASAFDLGYLRRWDKLTLTSSVYYQHETGSFERVEENTGQQTSDGIDIIRTIPINLSTNDRIGGELGILYSAAKWLRINGSFNFFQFENKGDFNGRNYDFKNTSWFARFSSKVTLPGKIDWQTNAFYRGPNESAQTKNKGIFSMDLAFAKDILKDKATLSFNVRDLFNSSKRKSYTTTQFFNRESEFQWRQRQITLSLIYRFNQKKETRRNNRGNGGDDEDEFQG; encoded by the coding sequence ATGAAGTATTTAGTCACTACCCTATTATTTGCATTTTTAAGTTTTACTGCGCTTGCCCAAAATAAAGTTGTCATAACTGGAACTATATATGACAAGGATATAAATCAACCCTTAGAATACGCAACAGTTTCATTTACCGACAAAGCACAAAATAAAGTTGTAAACGGAGGAATCACCAATACACAAGGAGTTTTCTCCATTGATGTTCCTTCTGGCACTTATGATGTTACCGTAGAATATATTTCTTATCAAACTAAAGTATTGCCAGCTCAAGTATTTCAGGCCGACACAGATTTAGATCAAATAAGTATTGGAATCAACGTTGAAGCCTTAGATGCAGTGGAGATTATTGCCGAAAGAACTACAGTAGAAATTAAACTAGATAAAAAAATCTATAATATTGGTAGCGATATAACAACCGCCGGTGGTACCGTGAGCGATGCGCTAAATAATGTGCCTTCAGTTGCAGTGGATATCGATGGCGCGATTAGTTTAAGAGGAAATCAGAACGTTAAAATTTTAATTAACGGTAAACCATCTGCTCTCGCAGGATTTGGTGATACCAATATATTAAGTCAGTTGCCTGCAGAAGCGATTGAACGTGTGGAAGTTATTACATCTCCGTCTGCTAGATATGATGCTGAGGGAACTGCTGGGATTCTAAATATAATCTTGAGACAAAAAGAAACCTTAGGATTTAATGGCTCATTTAACGCAAACGTTGGTGACCCAGCGAGCTTAGGATTTTCAGCTAACATCAACTATAGAACGGAGAAGTTCAACATCTTTACCAACCTTGGTTACAGATATTACGATGCTCCAAGAAACAGTTTTAGCGATACAGAATATCTAAGTCGCTTTAATAGTGATGGTGAAATAATTCCTACTGAGTTTGATAGAATTCGTGAAGATGAAGTGGTTGATAGATTAAACCGAAACTACAATGGTAACTTCGGGATGGAATATTTTTTGAACAGCAAATCGTCCTTAACCGCTAGTATTTTCTACAGATATGGTGAAGATGAAGATTCTGGAAATAACGAAAGTAAGAGATATAGTAATGGTTCTTTAGTTGAAGAAACGTTGCGTAGAGAATATCAAAATGAATTTGATAACAATTATCAATTTTCTTTGAATTATGTAAACAGGTTTAACGATGCTGGCCATGAGCTAAGAATGGATTTTCAGTTTGAAAATGGTGCAGAGAATCAAAGAACCAATATCGATGAAGAGTATGTGATTACCTCACAAGAAAATCCTGATCAATTCCAAATGGAGCAAATTCGCCAGACCGAGGATCAAAAGGAATATTTGCTTCAAGCAGATTACGTATTACCAATTGGTGAAGATTCTAGATTTGAAGCAGGTTACCGGGGAAATTTCAAAAATGACATTACAGATTATCGCTTAGAACAAGAAAATCTGGCAACTGGGAATTTTCAAGTTAATGACACTCTAACGAATGTCTTTGATTATACCGAAAACGTAACTGCGGTTTATACCCAATACGGATCTAAATTTGGCCAATTTTCATTCTTATTAGGTTTAAGATTAGAAAATACGCAACTTAAAGGTGACATCAATTCTAGATTAACCGATGAAGAATTGGTAGAATCTTATGGCTTCCCAATCCAGACAAGTTTTGATAATAATTACTTAGGTCTTTTTCCCACGGTAAACCTTATCTATAATCTTACCGGTGAAGAAGATGATACGGACCGAGGAGAAGAAAGCATTACGCTTGGTTATAATAGACGTATTAACAGACCACGTGGTTGGTTTATTAATCCTTTCCCGTCAAGATCTAGTAGAACTAATGTCTTTCAAGGTAATCCAAACCTACAGCCTGCATTTGCAAGCGCTTTTGACTTAGGTTACTTAAGAAGATGGGATAAACTTACCCTAACTTCCTCTGTGTATTATCAACACGAAACCGGTTCTTTTGAAAGAGTAGAAGAAAATACTGGGCAACAGACTTCCGACGGAATTGATATTATTAGAACGATTCCTATAAATCTTTCAACTAACGATCGAATTGGTGGTGAGCTAGGTATTCTTTACAGTGCGGCAAAATGGCTCAGAATAAATGGAAGTTTTAATTTCTTCCAATTTGAAAACAAAGGTGACTTTAACGGTAGAAATTACGACTTTAAGAATACTAGTTGGTTTGCTAGATTTAGTTCAAAAGTGACGCTTCCAGGAAAAATCGATTGGCAGACCAACGCATTTTATCGTGGCCCTAATGAAAGTGCACAAACAAAGAATAAAGGTATCTTTTCGATGGATTTAGCGTTTGCAAAAGACATACTTAAGGATAAGGCAACGTTATCTTTTAATGTCAGGGATTTATTCAACTCTAGCAAGAGAAAGTCTTATACTACTACTCAATTCTTTAATCGTGAAAGCGAATTTCAGTGGAGACAGAGACAAATTACACTTTCTCTTATCTATAGATTTAATCAGAAGAAAGAAACTAGAAGAAATAATCGAGGTAATGGTGGCGATGATGAAGATGAATTCCAAGGATAG
- a CDS encoding peroxiredoxin: MASIRLGDEAPNFEANSTEGKINFHEWLGDSWGILFSHPADYTPVCTTELGTVAKYSDQFKKRNVKVVALSVDGLESHKGWVKDINETQNTTVNFPIIADEDRKVSEKYDMIHPNADSKHTVRSVFVIDPNKKVKMTLTYPASTGRNFDELVRVVDSLQLTEYKKLATPANWKNGDDCVISPSVKDEEIEAMFPKGHTKVKPYLRMTPQPD; encoded by the coding sequence ATGGCAAGTATTAGATTAGGAGATGAAGCTCCAAATTTTGAAGCAAACTCCACAGAAGGAAAAATAAATTTTCATGAATGGTTAGGTGATAGTTGGGGAATTTTATTTTCTCATCCTGCCGATTATACCCCGGTCTGTACTACTGAGCTTGGCACAGTAGCAAAATATTCCGATCAATTTAAAAAGAGAAATGTAAAGGTTGTTGCACTAAGTGTTGATGGTCTTGAGTCTCATAAAGGTTGGGTCAAGGATATCAATGAAACCCAAAATACCACGGTCAATTTCCCGATTATCGCGGATGAAGACAGAAAGGTTTCAGAGAAATACGATATGATTCATCCAAACGCGGATAGCAAGCATACCGTGCGTTCGGTATTTGTAATCGACCCAAATAAAAAGGTAAAAATGACCTTAACTTATCCTGCTTCGACTGGAAGAAATTTTGATGAACTAGTTAGAGTGGTAGATTCACTTCAGTTAACCGAGTATAAAAAACTTGCAACTCCTGCTAATTGGAAAAATGGTGACGATTGCGTCATTTCTCCGTCAGTTAAAGATGAAGAAATTGAAGCCATGTTCCCTAAAGGTCATACTAAGGTTAAGCCTTATTTAAGAATGACTCCACAACCGGATTGA
- a CDS encoding iron complex outermembrane recepter protein: MKLSFLILILTLYSFSLLGQSQFSSRILDAQNQFPIANAVVMDDSSSVKSTSDRMGYFSIATFGKLTIQANGYLIRTIKLEELKTNLIFLQAENTNLDEILINASNIPQKQRLSVQAVSSIGSSELKIKNSHDLSAVLNTIPGVFMQSATLNTNKITIRGIGARNLFGTANIRAYFGDIPLTDGNGESAIEDLELRAISNITILKGPSSSTYGVGLGGAIILAPKFNDFTSSNVSASFEIGSFGFQKSILTSEVGLKKAGLNFTFSNTQSDGYRDNNQYDRNTATISSKVYLSDKDDLTFIGSFIDLKGGIPSSLSLEDYQNSPQKASFTWNKAQAYEDLEYGIFGLSWKHDFNSNNSLLTSANTSFKNNYEPRPFNILQENLNSLALRSRFLGNLNSDKLKLEYSLGGEIFYDFYLNKTFENLYDDFSDNRGSVAGNQLSGFKERRNYINFFGEAILNLSEKLRINTGLNINTTNFKVEDEFTNASLANNGEFQFKSILSPKIGFSYDLNKELVLYASAAHGFSTPTTAETLLPDGEFNPNLKPETGWNLETGLRYYLLDNMLFGSFSLYKMYVNDLLVSRRTQQDDFFAINAGKAELNGAELELNYQFFKTADYQLLFSSGISLHDYKFKDFVDFENDFSNNKIAGVPSSVLNFELKLYSEKGFYGRIGYQTVGEIAVNDANSEFNNSYNLLNALLAYKLLLSKSFVLDLHASGNNILDEKYASQVQVNAVGFGSNAPRFYYPGLPFNYYTGASIKFNF, from the coding sequence TTGAAGCTTTCATTTTTAATTCTCATCTTAACCTTATACAGTTTTTCACTTTTGGGGCAATCACAATTTTCATCGAGAATTTTGGATGCCCAGAATCAATTTCCGATTGCAAATGCGGTTGTTATGGATGATTCTTCATCAGTTAAAAGTACTTCGGACAGAATGGGATATTTCAGCATTGCCACTTTCGGAAAGCTAACAATACAGGCAAATGGCTATTTGATTAGAACTATTAAACTTGAAGAACTTAAAACAAATCTCATTTTTCTGCAAGCAGAAAATACTAATCTTGATGAAATCCTCATAAATGCATCCAACATTCCGCAGAAGCAAAGACTTAGCGTTCAAGCTGTTTCTTCGATTGGTAGCTCCGAGCTTAAAATTAAAAATTCACATGATTTATCTGCTGTATTAAATACTATTCCTGGTGTGTTTATGCAGTCTGCAACGCTTAATACCAATAAAATCACCATTCGTGGAATCGGAGCGCGCAATCTGTTTGGGACTGCCAATATTCGCGCTTATTTTGGTGATATTCCATTAACGGATGGCAATGGCGAATCTGCAATAGAGGATTTGGAACTGCGCGCTATATCTAATATAACCATCTTAAAAGGTCCATCGTCCAGCACTTATGGGGTTGGTTTGGGAGGTGCAATTATATTGGCGCCAAAGTTTAATGATTTTACATCATCCAATGTTTCTGCTTCTTTTGAAATTGGCAGTTTCGGATTTCAAAAATCTATCTTGACCTCAGAAGTTGGCCTAAAAAAAGCTGGATTAAATTTCACCTTTAGCAACACTCAGAGCGACGGATATCGCGATAATAATCAATATGACAGAAATACCGCTACAATTAGCTCTAAGGTCTATTTATCGGATAAGGATGATTTAACCTTTATCGGAAGTTTTATAGATTTAAAGGGGGGTATACCAAGTTCTTTATCTTTGGAAGACTACCAGAATTCTCCACAAAAAGCATCTTTTACCTGGAACAAAGCCCAAGCTTATGAAGATTTGGAATATGGCATTTTCGGATTGAGTTGGAAGCATGATTTTAATTCGAATAATTCACTCTTAACCAGTGCAAATACCTCTTTCAAAAATAATTACGAACCTCGACCTTTTAATATTCTGCAAGAAAATTTGAACAGTTTGGCATTGCGAAGTAGATTTTTGGGCAACCTTAATTCAGACAAACTCAAGTTGGAATACAGTCTTGGGGGCGAAATTTTTTATGATTTCTACCTTAATAAAACCTTCGAAAATTTATACGACGATTTCTCGGATAACCGCGGTAGTGTAGCAGGGAATCAGCTCTCTGGCTTTAAAGAACGGAGAAACTATATTAATTTTTTCGGCGAAGCGATTTTAAATCTTTCGGAGAAATTGAGAATAAATACGGGACTTAATATTAATACGACCAACTTTAAAGTTGAAGATGAATTTACCAATGCTTCACTCGCAAACAACGGCGAATTTCAATTTAAATCTATTTTATCACCTAAAATTGGGTTTTCTTATGATTTAAATAAAGAATTGGTACTATATGCTAGTGCAGCGCACGGATTTTCAACACCAACAACGGCCGAAACCTTGCTACCCGATGGAGAATTTAATCCTAACCTAAAACCTGAAACCGGCTGGAATCTAGAAACCGGACTAAGATATTATCTTTTAGATAACATGTTGTTCGGATCCTTTTCACTTTATAAAATGTACGTAAATGATTTGCTCGTTTCTAGAAGGACGCAACAAGACGACTTTTTTGCCATCAATGCCGGCAAAGCCGAATTAAACGGAGCGGAGTTAGAGTTGAATTACCAATTTTTTAAAACCGCTGATTACCAATTGCTCTTCTCCTCTGGTATTTCACTTCACGATTATAAGTTCAAGGATTTTGTCGATTTTGAAAATGATTTCTCAAATAACAAAATCGCCGGCGTTCCTTCATCGGTTCTGAACTTTGAATTAAAACTTTATTCTGAAAAAGGATTTTATGGAAGAATCGGCTATCAAACCGTCGGGGAAATTGCGGTTAACGATGCCAATTCAGAATTTAATAATTCCTATAATCTCTTAAACGCCCTTCTCGCTTACAAACTTTTATTAAGTAAATCCTTTGTTCTGGATTTGCATGCCAGCGGTAACAATATTTTAGATGAGAAATATGCATCCCAAGTTCAAGTTAACGCAGTGGGATTCGGGAGCAACGCTCCAAGATTTTATTATCCAGGATTGCCTTTTAATTATTATACAGGGGCTTCAATTAAATTCAATTTCTAA